From Roseovarius sp. EL26, the proteins below share one genomic window:
- a CDS encoding nuclear transport factor 2 family protein, with translation MSVKNTLQAAATGILLVLSIPALADMRTIDAETQTSIKLAEGFYEDVLVYRNLNNFNKYIGDVYTQHATAYGDGPVALIKAVAGELTADPDVQVDLYRTIAEGPYVAIHSVWTTSGGEQYVYVDIWRAENGQLVEHWDHYQQVPGDAANANTMFQGPAADIYSSQDSEQNRERAIAVLKTFDNPSDTSAVENFVSAETYIQHNPYVPDGRAPFLGYLKELSDNDVRLKTDIAKTIAMGDFVLVHSKQTKLDADGDLDTGYMDIFRFNDEGLIVEHWDVEEVQTGQSANSNDVFGYPND, from the coding sequence ATGTCTGTCAAAAATACACTACAAGCTGCTGCAACCGGTATATTGCTTGTTCTTTCTATCCCTGCACTTGCAGATATGCGCACGATCGACGCCGAGACCCAGACCTCTATCAAGCTGGCAGAGGGATTTTACGAAGATGTTCTGGTTTATCGTAACCTCAACAACTTCAACAAATACATCGGCGATGTTTATACCCAGCACGCAACGGCTTATGGTGATGGCCCTGTCGCGCTGATCAAAGCTGTCGCAGGAGAACTGACGGCAGATCCGGACGTTCAAGTTGACCTTTACCGCACTATTGCCGAAGGCCCCTATGTGGCCATCCATTCAGTCTGGACCACCAGCGGCGGTGAGCAATATGTTTATGTCGACATCTGGCGCGCAGAAAATGGGCAATTGGTAGAGCACTGGGATCATTACCAACAGGTTCCCGGTGACGCAGCAAATGCAAATACCATGTTCCAGGGGCCCGCGGCGGATATCTACTCCTCGCAAGACAGTGAGCAGAACCGGGAACGCGCGATTGCGGTATTGAAGACCTTTGACAATCCGTCAGACACCTCGGCGGTTGAAAATTTCGTTTCTGCCGAGACATATATTCAGCACAATCCGTATGTGCCCGACGGGCGCGCACCTTTTTTGGGATATCTCAAAGAGCTCTCGGATAATGATGTTCGGTTGAAAACGGATATCGCGAAAACCATTGCAATGGGTGACTTCGTTCTTGTGCATTCCAAGCAAACCAAATTGGATGCAGATGGGGATTTGGATACTGGATATATGGATATTTTCCGTTTTAACGATGAAGGCCTGATCGTAGAGCATTGGGATGTCGAAGAAGTACAGACAGGTCAGTCCGCCAATTCAAATGATGTATTCGGCTACCCGAACGATTGA